CGTAGGTTCGGCTTTTTTAGGAGGGCGATCTCCACTTCCTTTTTGCCGATGAGCTGTTCCAGGTCACGGATCTTCTTCTCCAGCTCCTTCACAAGCTAGCCCTGACGGGCTGACCTTGGGTCTCGTTGGAGAAGATGGTGGCCCCCTTCTCCATGAGCTCCGCCTTCCACTTCACGATGGTGTTGGGGTGGACATTGTAGATGCGGGCGAGTTCCACCAGGCTCTTCTCCCCCTTGATGGCCTCCAGAGCTGCTTGAAACTTAACCTGTGGGGGTACCGCTTTGGGCTTCTTCACTAACCTCCCGGATGGGGTCATCCTACATCAAAGTTGGCGTCTAGTCTAGGGGGTCCACATCTGAGCTCTCATCACTTTGAGGGCTGGGGCTTGACAAGGGAAGAGAAGAGGGGGGTAAGTAAGGTGTGCCGCCCACCACCCCCCTTTCCCAAGTTATCACCCTCTGGGTCCATAAGGTCTTCGC
This region of Thermus thermophilus genomic DNA includes:
- a CDS encoding transposase; the protein is MKKPKAVPPQVKFQAALEAIKGEKSLVELARIYNVHPNTIVKWKAELMEKGATIFSNETQGQPVRASL